TCTCGCCAGCAGTTGCAGGAACCCAAAGAGCGTCACTCCCTCGAGACACTCCTGCTCCTGAATTCGCAGCCGCTCGCGCACCCGCTGAAGCAGCAGCTGGGGGTTGATCATCTTCGGGAGACAGGGCACCTGCGGCTCCAGCCCCAGGCCTCGCAGGCCATCCCACGGCGCGTGGCTGCTCAGCACCATCACCGGTACCAGCGGATGGTGGTTCATCAAGTGCACGAGGAGCTGGAAGCCATCCACCACCGGCATCCATAGATCCGTGATCACCAGCTCCACCCGCCGCTCGTCGACGAGCTTCGCTGCCTCGTCAGCGTGGGAAGCCTCCAGCACCGAGAACTCGTCGCGCCGAGCCATGAGCGCGCTCTTCACCCGGGCCCTCACGTACTTGTCGTCGTCCACTACGAGGATGGTCTTCATGTACCTCTCCACGCATGGGACGCGCTACCGCCGCGCCCGTTTCTCGGCTGCGTGCGTGAGAGGCAAAGCAACACCAGTGCCGTCTCCCGAGGAGCGGCAAACCCTTGGAACCCTTGGAGATGCCCCGGCACCCCGGCGGGCGCCGCGCAGGCTTTGCGTCTGGCTCCCGGCCGCGTGCGTCCCGTCCGGAAGCGTGGCGCGTCACTGACCCTTCAGGAGCACATCCAGGTTGTGACGGCAGTCCACACTGTCCGGCTGGGTGGAGAGACAGGCGCGGAACTCTTCTTTGGCCTCCTCCAACCGTCCCGCCCGCGCGTAGGCCACGCCCCGGTTGAAGCGGTAGCCTGGGTGGTCCGGCACGAGCAGCACGGCGGCATCGAAGCGCTCGAGGGCCTCTTTCAGGTCTCCAGCCTCCAGGCGCAGAACGCCCAGCAGGTTCTGGGCATCCGCGTTGGACGCATCCACGGCGAGCAGCTGCCGCAGGTGCCGCTCCGCCTCCTCGGGCTTCTTCTGGGCGATATACGCCTTGGCCAGGTTGAAGCGCGCCTCGTGGTAGTCCGGGTTCACCTTCAGCGCGCGGAGGAAGCGCTCCTCCGCGGTGCCAGCGTCCCCATCCTCCAGCTCCAGCGCGCCCAGGTTGTTGTAGGCCTGCGCGGACTCGTTGTTCAGGCGCAGCGCCTTCACGAAGAACCCACGCGCGGCCTTCGTGTCGCGGTCGCACCGCATGGCGATGAGGCCCTTGTTGACGAGCGCGTCCGGGTAGTCCGGGCTGAACTCGAGCGCGTGGTCACAGTGGGCCGTGGCGGCCTGGCAGTCCCCGGCGTTGAGGGCCACCGTGCACGCTGTGTTGTGGTCGACGGCGATCGGGTTGATCGCCGCGTGCGGCAGGCACGAGGCGGCAAGGAAGGCGGCGGAGAGCAGGGGCAGGGCGCGCATCGCCCCCGACTGTAGCTCAGGCAGGCGCTTCCACGAGCCGAGGCGTCACCTGTCCCGCGTGCACGTCCACCCAGAGCGTGTCCGCGGCCGCCGCGCCTCGCACCAGCGAGGCATCCGTGGTGGTCAGGAACACCTGCGCCCCGCTGCCGGCCAGGTAGCTCATGAGGTAAGCATTGCGCTCCGGATCCAGCTCGCTCGACACGTCGTCCAGCATCAGCAGCGGCAGGAAGCCCGTCGCCACGTGGAGGTTTTCGATCTCGGCGATCTTCCAGCCGAGCACGAGCGCGCGCTGCTGTCCCTGGCTCGCATAGGCCCGAGCGCTGCGGCCGCCCAGCGTCACCGTCACGTCGTCCACGTGCGGCCCCACCGAGGTGAAGCCTCGCTCCAAGTCTCTCCTCCGCCGCCCGGCCAGCGCCTCCAGCAGCGCGTCCTGGAGCCGAGGCTCATCCGCCTCGGAGAAGTCCTGCCCCAGGTGCGAGGGGTGGTAGCCATACGCCGCAGGCTCTGGCGTGCGGCCAATCGAGGCGAACGTGGCCTGCGCGCGCGGCGACAACTCCGCCATCAGCGCTCGCCTGCGCACGTACACCCGGGCCCCCGCGCGCGCGAGCGTCTCGTCATACGCATCCAGGTACGCCGCATCCGCCGCTGGGCCCTCGCGCAGCAGCCGGTTGCGGTTCTTCAGCGCGCGGGCGTAGTCCCGGCTCTCCTTGAGGAAGGCTGGGAAGCGGTTGAACACCGCCCGGTCCAGGAAGGTGCGCCGCGAGTCCGGCCCGCCCTTCACCACCTCCAGGTCATCCGGCGTGAAGGCCACCACGGAGACACCGCCGAAGTACTCCTCCAGGCTGGCCGCCTTCTTCCCATCCACCATGGCCTGGCGCACCCCGCCGCTCACCTCCACGGAGATTTCCCGCTCCGCCCCCTTGAGGAGGAAGCGGCCCGTCACACGCGCGCCCTGCGCGCCCCAGCGCACCAGCTCAGAGAGCCGGCCCGCGCGCAG
The Hyalangium minutum DNA segment above includes these coding regions:
- a CDS encoding response regulator, with translation MKTILVVDDDKYVRARVKSALMARRDEFSVLEASHADEAAKLVDERRVELVITDLWMPVVDGFQLLVHLMNHHPLVPVMVLSSHAPWDGLRGLGLEPQVPCLPKMINPQLLLQRVRERLRIQEQECLEGVTLFGFLQLLARERRTCMLEVGLGRRSGTIHVLAGEPVHATVAGRVGEAALLELVGWREPRLHMVPALPELKLTISTRMDWLLARSLGPGAPSGERAGASGGATSHAHGGASALG
- a CDS encoding tetratricopeptide repeat protein — encoded protein: MRALPLLSAAFLAASCLPHAAINPIAVDHNTACTVALNAGDCQAATAHCDHALEFSPDYPDALVNKGLIAMRCDRDTKAARGFFVKALRLNNESAQAYNNLGALELEDGDAGTAEERFLRALKVNPDYHEARFNLAKAYIAQKKPEEAERHLRQLLAVDASNADAQNLLGVLRLEAGDLKEALERFDAAVLLVPDHPGYRFNRGVAYARAGRLEEAKEEFRACLSTQPDSVDCRHNLDVLLKGQ
- the recF gene encoding DNA replication/repair protein RecF (All proteins in this family for which functions are known are DNA-binding proteins that assist the filamentation of RecA onto DNA for the initiation of recombination or recombinational repair.); the protein is MRLLALQVQDFRNLHQVSLVPSPHATIAVGQNGQGKTNLLEALYFLATLKPLRAGRLSELVRWGAQGARVTGRFLLKGAEREISVEVSGGVRQAMVDGKKAASLEEYFGGVSVVAFTPDDLEVVKGGPDSRRTFLDRAVFNRFPAFLKESRDYARALKNRNRLLREGPAADAAYLDAYDETLARAGARVYVRRRALMAELSPRAQATFASIGRTPEPAAYGYHPSHLGQDFSEADEPRLQDALLEALAGRRRRDLERGFTSVGPHVDDVTVTLGGRSARAYASQGQQRALVLGWKIAEIENLHVATGFLPLLMLDDVSSELDPERNAYLMSYLAGSGAQVFLTTTDASLVRGAAAADTLWVDVHAGQVTPRLVEAPA